The DNA window TGATATCCACTGTGGTAAATTTGTTTCACATCTTGCTGCCTAGGTCTCGCCTACATTTATTAACAGTGTTCATGTCTAGCAGAAGTGTCCTATACTAGTGTAATGAAAGCTGTAGCAACTGTTTTCAATGGCTTGCATTATTGAATTGGGAAACCAGCTGATGACGTCTCATCCATGATGTCGTTTTACTTCGAAGATCTTCATCTTACTTAAAAGGTGAAGGATATGAGTCTTACTGGGGTTGTACTGTGTCAGATTTTGTTGAATGCGAAAGTCCAACAATTCTTTGCATTATTCCATAATAGAGCAAGAGTGTATATCCCCAACTATAGTCAGTAAGTGGGGAAATTTATAGTTCtggacagagatgcagagaggggGAAACACTGACCTTGCCCCCTAGGATTGAACAATGTAGTCAGATTTGTATGTTCAACAGCAGCTCATGATCCAGATCAGATTTGAAATGTCATGTGACTTGGGTACTTGAGTCTACACAAATAGGGCTGTGGTCTGTGAGCAACAAGACGCCATTCCAGCAAGACAAAGGTGCAAGGTTCCACGTGGAAGATGCCTGGGAAGCTTATGTGATTTTGAGACCTTGGAGATGAGAAGGTGGAACTTCCATAACAGGTAAGACTAAGACAGACAGATGTGACAAACAGAGCCTCATTCTTCACAGAGACATGGGCAAGGCTAAGGCATCTCATTTCCTGGAGGTCCACACTGTCTTCACTATCATTAGGAAGTGTTGGTGCATATACCTGACTCCTAAGACATTGCCTGGATAAAGTTGTCTTGTTGCTCTAATGAAGAGTGTGCTTGTGATCTCAGCCCCAAGTAGCCTGAGGCAGGGGGAATGCAATCAAGAGGCCAGACTGGGgtgcacagtgagatcctgttgaATGAAACAATCCCTGGTCATGGATGCAATGGAATGAAATACAAGGTTTAAAAGTGGCCTTTGTTGCTGAAGGGCTGTGGAATAGCTTCAGGGTTATAGTCTGAGGCTCCAGCTAGTATTTATATTAGATTTTATCCATGGCTTATGAGTCCACTTTGATTTCTCAGACTATAGAAAGCAAACTCTAGTCCTTCCTTTTCCTGACTTGGACCTGACTGGAAAGAAATTCTCTGAACTACTCTCATCTGATAACAAGTCATAAGACCTTGTTCATTCCAGGCATCCCTGGCCCAAACCCTGGAGAAAAAGAATGCTGCACAGGGAGGCCCAGGAAAATGCTGGGGCAGATCCTGGTTTCCTTACTCAGTTGATCTGCCTTAGGTCAGGATCTTTTTGTCCCatcacatttaaataaaaatagccgTGCTTCAGTTGAGTCTCCTGATAGTTTCCACAGTGGCCTAAAAGGACAGGATTTGGAGTTTCCAGGCAGGTGAACATGGGGATGTGTGTCCTGGAGGTAGTATTCCAGTGAGGGCGTGGAAACTCCATGCTGTTTGCCATTTCACCTGTGTGCTTTGTAATGTGTCATAGCAAACCAGTAAACACGAGCATTCCGTAGGTGCTCTAAACTCCTCTACCAGGTTAATTAAGATGGAGGAAGGCTTCTTGGTCAGAAATACCAGTGAAATAATCTTGGATGGTGACTGGTAGAAAATAAAAAGCAGCCTTGAAGATGGTGCCCAGAATGGTGGGGTTGCTTCTACCTTAGTGTCAGAAGTGAATAGGGTTAAGGGACACTCAGCTAGTGCCAGCAGCAGGATCCCCTGCCTACATGCCCCTGAGGAGAAATCCTTACACCTTCTGTGCTGCTGGTGATGCGAGGGTCGATGAAAAATGAGCCTTTGCTCTGCTCTGTACCTGGGGGAGAGTGACACAAAGTTTCTGGTCCCCAGTTTCTGGTTATATGGACGCTGTATGGCTAACAGCAATCCTCATTTCCTCATGACGCTCTTAGAAGTGAGTAAGGCGAGTTTCTGAAAATGCTTCATCATCTCTGAACTGTGGTGTATGCACAGCTTTAATAGGGAAGATGAAGACGGAACGAAAACTTAAAATGGATTGATTCACCAGACAGAAAAGGGGAAACATGAGAGCATTACTGAAAAAGtttggtgtgttggggtatttaAGGAAAGTTAATTTGGCCCCGGGAAATGGTCAAGGGAACAAATGGAGCAGGGTCACTGACTTGGAGGACAGTGCATTGATCCAGAAAAGATTAGCGTGGGCCCTGAGATCAAGGGGATGACCAGAAAAAGATAAAACATGAGGAAAATATTCAGTATTATTTCTTTCACATGTAGCTCACTGTTCCTAGAAAGAATTTGGACACCTCTATAAATTTGGGTTTCTTTGTGGGGGAGAGAGGATACCCGATGCACACACAGTGAGTCCAACTCAGAGTGGTTCTGAGAAGGAACAGCCCGGAATACTGAGCAGTGCAGTATGCTATACTTTTGGACCTTCCCCAACCCAGTCTCCTTTGGAGGCTAAGTGTCCTAGATGTAGAGAGGCTGATggttaaatcaaaacaaccaagcaactgaaacccCATCGTTGGAGCTTGACTACTTCCTGCTCTGGAAACTATGTCTTACAGTTCAGAGAAAGGTGAtgaaagagacacagaaagcaGCTTAGTGGGGAGGCACCAATGCCCAGAAGGTGCTCAGTTACAGGCATGTTGGTACCCACCAAATCAGCCTCATGATGTTTTAGGAGAGGAATGTTAACCTGAGTGATGTGAGTGCAAGATGAAAGGCAGACAGCACATTTTCCCTtcacactggggaaacaagtaaGGGGCCCATGGTGGAGGATTTGAAGATGATACTTACTTAGAATCCACAAGCTGGGGGATGCTGGGAGCCCATTTGCTAACAGAAACATGTGTGCTCCAAGACGGTAGAAACTGAAAGATAATTAGGGCATGGGGGTGGGTGGATATAAGGTCCCAGAGACGGAAGCAAGTAATGTATCGACAGCAGACATAAAGGCATGTCTAAGTGCCTCTCCaatctcatttttttctcattttactgACAGGACCTGATTTTACTCCTGGTGGAAGTGAACTCTGCAAAAGGAATAAGCTTCTCCTAGCTTATGCTAAATCTAGCTGACAGCCAGATCTAAGGTAGACACTATCTATTAGCACGAGACATCCGTAAATATTTCCAGATGGGTGTGTGTGGTTATTTGGATGTGTATCCTTtagccattttctttccttcttaattGGAATGAGGAAACATTGGTCAAATCCCACCCCAAAAAGGAGATGGACAATCTAATTGGAAGACCACAGATGGTGGCCTTTTCTGTTGAGTGGTGGAGAGATACAACACCACAGGCAAAGAAGAAGGATGCCTTTTAAACCTAGCTGAAGCCATGCTTCCTGGCTCCTGAACCCTTTATACCTTGCTGCTCTCCCTTTCACCTTTCAAAGCAGTTTTTCAGCATAGCATCCGCGATGCATTGTTTGAACAACTCACAAGATTTCTCAGCATTGTGAATTGCCGAAGAAAATTGACTTAGGGCCAAGGGTGATATGCAGTGGGAGTGGCTGGGTGGTTCTAATGTCGGGTTCAGAAGAGGCATCTAAATGCTGACTAAGCATGGGATCCTCCTAACCCATCCTGGCCATACATCCATCACGACAGTAAAGCTGCATCTGTCAGAGACACAcggagcatgcacacacaggacgGATGTGTCCAGATTCTAGAAGACGCCTCCAATTCTCTGGGGTCGGTTTCTGAAATCCACACTCTGTAGCTGGAGTTTCTCGTGAACTGATCTCTGAGATAAAGCTTGCCCAGAGCACCGGATTCTTCCCCATTCTGCCAGCTGCTTCTCTTCGCTCTTCCACTTGCCAGAAGGGAGACGGAAGACCTATCTCCTGTTGCAATCTCTGCTTCCAACAAGAATCTGTGACCTTGGAAAGAGTGCAGGTCCCAAATGATTGTCTGAGCCAACATGACTGAGCAGGCGCGGTGCTGTTCAGGCCAGGCTACTGGGTACACTATATCAAGGATAGGAGACCAGGAAATCACACCTATTCTAACACAGAAGAAATGATCCTGGGGCGTGGGGCAGGGAAGATATTCCATTTCCAGgcgcccctccccccttttttcctctctcagaaAGAATGAGCAGTGACCTGGTTCCTAACGTCTGAAGGGCCACAAAGAGTCCAGCACTGCTGGACCAAGTCCCAGGGAGAGCAGCTTTTGTGCGCATATgggaggaagtgggagagagTCTTCCTGTGCCCAGGCAGGCGGAGGGGGACAGAAGGCTCTCTACCTTGGGCAAACTTCTCTCCACTCCGGCAGGACACAATCCCTCTTTCACCTCGGTTTCCTTCCCCTGCCCAGTGGGAGTGGAGTGAACAGGTGCTCACACACCGGCTTGGAGGGGCCGTCCATCACCAGCCAGTCCTGCGCCAGCAGCTGCTCAGTCCCTTTCCTGCTTTCAGGCGGCCGCTCTGCTCTCTGAAGGGCCCTGGGTTCCAGCACAGGGTGGCAGGGATTGGGCTACAAAGCCTGCTGGAGACTGGGGCGCGGACCTCAAGTCCGCGAGTCCCACCAGCTGCAGGGCGGGAGGGAAAGAACAGGGTCAGCCCTGGGCAGCACCTGGGCGGTCTGGAGCTGCGACAGACCGCCAAATGGAAATGCCAACCCTTCGCATCTCAGCAGCCCGGTGAGACGCAGGGAGAGTCCCCCGGCTAGGGCTGCGATGCCCGCTAGATGGGCGAGGCCCCAGGTTGCAGGGCGCCCACTGCGGGCGGAACTCGGGCAGCGCAACCTGAGTCCTGGAGGCCACCGAGGCAGAGGGAGGTCACCTGCGTCCTCCAACCCTGTCCGACTGGCCAAGCTGATACTGCCCTGGCTCAGGCGGTGCCCGCGGAATCCTGCGCTGCAGCAAGCTTGTCCCGCTGTCTTCCCCAGGCCGCGCAGATGCCCACTTCCCACACCCTGGGAAGCAGACCTGCTCAGAAGGCCTCTCGGAGGAGCAGGTCACACCACCTTGCCTTTTATTGCATGAGCGGAGTGGCTTGGCCCTGTTTTAAGAAGCTAGCTCTCCGGGCGTATTAAAGGAAGTTTTTGCTTGCCTTTGTTAGGAAACTTTTAATCACACAGAATTCAGGTTCTAGTCGGCCAGGCGTTTAACAGGCCCAGAGAAAAAGCTTCCGTTTTAAACACCGGCTCTGGGGGCTGTTGGAAAACTGCCACCGAATTTAGGCTGGAGTTGAAGGTTAGCCGGATTTACCATTGTTTCCCCAGGGTGTTTAACACTCACGGTCGCCTTTTCTTTTATCTAAAGAtactttcaaaagaaaattctggaaaacgctttggtgattttttttttgtttttttgtttttgttttgttttaagaaatttGTTTGAGCTCTTACAATTTAATGCAGAAAGATTTCTTAAATAGGGAGGCGGGAGCACCGGAGACTGAAAGCAGCTGTGTGCCAGGAAATAATATAGTATCATGCAAAAATACCATGCTAATAGATATCCTTTATAAGTGGAAATATCTATGTTTAATTGCTTTTAAACTCTAGGATGGAAAACACAATTATACACCGTAACAAACCTGTACAGAAGAATCCTGAACAATACAAAACAAGtgctaatatttttctttgtgacTGAATTAATTGTCCCCCAATTATGACACTGATAACCTCCCCCAAATACTGTGTTTCCTCCTCTGGAAAACGCTTGAGGAGGAATAGTCATTACATTTAGTTTTGTCCCTAATAAACAGAAAATTGCATAGCTTTTGATATTGTTGTACATCCTCGAATGCGTCTTTTAATTTCAGGGTTAGCTCTTGATAGTTTAAAAACCTAAAATTTCAGAGATACATATATGAGTCCTAGTAATTATAAACACATTTTACTTATCTGATTTTTTTATAACATGCATCTTCATCATAACTGTACAACCGAAATAGACACCGAAGTATGCCGTGTGCTGTCTTTACTCCGCAACATACTCTTCGACGCCTTGTTAACCAAATTAAGGGAATTTGAAAGGaactaaaacaagaaagaaaaaatcctgccagtaagagagagagagagaatcatcaCAGTGTGATACAGacaagagggaaggaaaagaaattctcATACGAAAAGAGATTTATTATGACATAGAAAATGTTCACAATCTTTGAAACACACTTCAGAAACTAGTAAACACCTTAGATAGAGTTGTGCCAATTACTCAGCCCACAAGCATCTGCTTTGTCTTAATTAGAGTGGGAGGTGAATGACcactgtttattttcattttcctcattAATTATGAAAAACTGCATTTAATTCATCTTGCATAGTGAGAGATTGGCTGCGCAGATGTAAGTCGTAAGGGAAGTGGCTGTCGGTGGGCAACCTGAACATGGCACCCTGCCCAAGGGGACCCCTGGGTGGCACTGCACAGTAATGCATGCCATAATTGTAATTTTTGCCATAGTCCAAGGTTTCTTCTTGCTTCAGGGAAAATATCCCATTATAGTTAATTGGGGGAGGACTTAAGGGACCTTCAAACTGAGGGCTGGCACACTCAGGGGAAGTACTTTCATAGAAGGATTCATATGCACTGCAGTAATTGTAGGGTTTCATGGACTTGGAATTATCAAGAGTCCCATGCCCTGGGGGAGTGGCCAGCTCAGGGCTGTGGTAGGGTGGGTAGAATGTGGAGTAGGGTGACCTTGTGTGGTGGgcagcctccccaccctgacccaTCAGGAAACTCCTGGCGTTGAGCTGTAAGCAGCCTGCCACCAAGTTTGTAGTTGGCTGAGAAAGACCTTTGCATAAGTTTTGGACGAACGTGAGCAGATCCGGTCTCTTGCCAATCCTCAGAATTTCAGAAAGTGCCCAGATGTAATTTTTGGCCAGCCGTAAAGTTTCTATTTTGGACAGTTTTTGGGTTTTAGAGTAACAGGGGACCACTTTTCGCAAATTGTCCAGAGCATCATTGAGGCCGTGCATCCGGTTCCTCTCTCGTGCATTGGCTTCCTGTCTCCTGAACTTGACCCTTTCCAATCGTAGTTTGGTggtcttttttttcctgagacccCTCCTTCTGGGCAAGCCattctcatcttcttcctctctgtcttcctcctcctcctctttctcggTTTCTTCTCCGGGGGCCCTTTTAATGCTCTTTCCTCGAAGGACAACTTGTTTTGGAAAACTCTCTGGTTTCTTAATTTGTTTCTGGTCCTCACATTGTCTAGCAAACTTTCTGCACATCTGGGATTCGGGCATTACGACAGACTCGTCAAACGGTAGTGTTAACATGGTTCTTTAACCTTAatttacctgaaaaaaaaaatgccagcacagtttttaaagtgtttttatttttagagttGATCTACTTCAAATATATTTGATAACTAAATCATAAGACTCCAAGACCACATGAAAAATACGGATTCCAGGACTcttatttatattaaataaaaaaatttgagTTTGCGTAGATCAACAATCATAAAGGCATTGATCTATGCAGTAGCCTTAATTCATACAGGAAATTTATAATtatcaaaagaaaatataaaagaaaacacttatTAGAGACGATCACATTTTCTGGTTTTCTTGGATTTTAAactgggttatttttttttaatacacatGGAGTGGCGTTAAAGCAAATAAAAGCATGACATAATAATGCAGACTTTCATTAATTCTAATTCTCCTGAGAACAAAATAGAAGAGAaaccagtttttaaaatgaaaagtgtTCTCTCTTCCTTAAGCTAACAAATTGAGGGGGtttttgtaaggaaaaaaaatattcccCAACTTTATTTCCTATTAACCTCAAACTGGGCATTTAGACAAGTGACTGTAGAACatgcagatttaaagaaaagatcaATCAGATCAAATTTaaaattgatttcttttctggtgagtAAAGAACTACGTAGTAAGAGAGCGCTGCCCTCCCAGCCTCAAGGAAAAGGGGAGTAGgctaatttgaaaataaaactataaacaaATGGGAAAAAACTCACAAACAttactggcatttttttttaatcaaagcaAATGTTGTGACTGCTTTAACATCTAAGAATTCCCCCAATGTAATTGTCTGTTTACTGCTGTTCCGCTCCTAGGGTTTTTGTTCTAAGAGCCACGGAAGTCTCCCTCTAGCTAATATCGGACAGGAACGGTCCAAGGATTCTGCCTGCAATTGTGCACGTGTGTTCAGAATCCCaaatgaaaggggaaaaataatttgtgtttaaaatgcattttttgtttttttttctttttggttgggcaAAGCAGCAAATATTTTTCATCTAAAGTCTTCAACCAAATAGgcatattaaaacagagacttttAATTTTCCAATCTC is part of the Rattus norvegicus strain BN/NHsdMcwi chromosome 4, GRCr8, whole genome shotgun sequence genome and encodes:
- the Neurod6 gene encoding neurogenic differentiation factor 6, producing the protein MLTLPFDESVVMPESQMCRKFARQCEDQKQIKKPESFPKQVVLRGKSIKRAPGEETEKEEEEEDREEEDENGLPRRRGLRKKKTTKLRLERVKFRRQEANARERNRMHGLNDALDNLRKVVPCYSKTQKLSKIETLRLAKNYIWALSEILRIGKRPDLLTFVQNLCKGLSQPTTNLVAGCLQLNARSFLMGQGGEAAHHTRSPYSTFYPPYHSPELATPPGHGTLDNSKSMKPYNYCSAYESFYESTSPECASPQFEGPLSPPPINYNGIFSLKQEETLDYGKNYNYGMHYCAVPPRGPLGQGAMFRLPTDSHFPYDLHLRSQSLTMQDELNAVFHN